The genomic DNA tctgatgtttgtggggCTGCAATCACTGCATGGCCTCCagctcggcatctggtgagtgtgattgcggggtgtccgctgtctataatgaagtgtcgtgcagtatctttaacttttttagctgcacggacactttactattgaaccatgactagggcttatttttgggagaggtattatttttggaaaaacacggtagtataaCCCCACTCCAATAACAGTGTGTGATGTTTACAACAAATGTTGGATTAACAGGAACAGATACAAATGATAGAATCCACAGTAAAATATTGCATAGTGAGAACAGTCTCTAATCAATCTAATCAAGAGCAGATGCTAGTTGTTTGAACACACTCTAACAGTTTGTGATGCTTATAGCAAATAATGTGTTCAGCAGCAGCAGATTCAGATGTTGAAAATCACAAAGGTATGAAGAGAGGATGGCAACAGAAAAAGCAGTGGCAAGCTTCAAACATCAACTAAACCCATTACAGAGTCAATACTCAGACCGAGGGTTGTGTGTGTTTAGGCCTTAAAAGGCTGTGAGAGACTATGTCACTGAGAAGCCGCAAAATATTTGTCAGATCTGATGAAGAGTGCAACAAAGGGCAACAGCCATAGGGGATGGGAGTTAATCATGCCCTTGAGCAGGGGACAGGTGAAAAACTTAGAAAAATGGTTGGGGAACCCCAGAACACTTGTAAGACCTAATGATTCTAATGAAGAGTGTAACAAAGACAGTAGGGGATGGGAATAGATCCTGGCCTTGAATAGTAGACGGGTGAATAACATAAAACAATGTTATCACTGCTCATCCCTCATAAGTAGGCCATCCTAGTTCAATGTAATCACTTGACAAGAGGTCAGGTGTCCTTATTGGCCACACCTGCAGCTCTGAGATTGAAATAGAAAAGAATGTCCAGGTGATTGGTGTCTAATGGTACCTGGTTATTTTTTCCATCATTAGGTCAGCTCTACACAAAGTAGGGCTGCTCTGCCATTGTCCAAAGCTGAGGGAGgagggtaaaggccccgtcacactaagcaacatcgctagcaacatcgctggtaacgaacaacttttgtgacgttgctagcgatgttgctgtgtgtgacatccagcaacaacctggcccctgctgtgaggtcgttggttgttgctgaatgtcctgggccattttttagttgttgctgtcctgctgtgaagcacagatcgctgtgtgtgacagcgagacagcaacaactaaatgtgcaggcagcaggagccggcttctgcggaggctggtaaccaatgtaaacatcgggtaaccaagaagccctgtccttggttacccgatatttacctatgataccagcctccgccgctctcactgtcagtgccggctcctgctctgagcacatttagctgcagcacacatcaggtaattaacccgatgtgtgctgtaactaggagagcaaggagccagcgctaagcattgtgcgctgctccctgctctgtgcacatttagctgcagcacacatcgggttaattaacctgatgtgtgctgtaactaggagactgggggctggtcactggttgctggtgagctcaccagcaactcgtgtagccacgctccagcgatccctgccaggtcaggttgctggtgggatcgctggagcgtcgcagtgtgacatctcaccagcaacctcctagcaacttaccagcgatccctatcgttgttgggatcgctggtaagttgcttagtgtgactggacctttagccatGTCTCCTGAATAAAAGATTGATTAGCAAGCCATGCATGGACTATTAAATTATGTCCATTTGGTGCAAGTTGTTTAAACCCCTTTATTGTCTAAATGTTTGCAGAAAGTATCTTGTCTCAATGGGTTGATTGCCTAAACAGTTTAAGTTTGATAGTGTCTTTAACTTCCGTGTTCCTCATGCTGTAGATGATAGGATTCAACATTGGTGTCACTACTGTATATAGAATGGACATGATCTTGCCTATCTCAGGAGAGTATGTGGAGCGAGGTTTCAGGTACATGAACATAATGGTCCCATAGTACACAGACACAACAGTGAGGTGGGAGGCGCATGtggaaaatgctttttgtcttcctTGAGAAGAACGGATGTTTAAGATGGTGAAGATGATGTGGACATATGAAACTAATGTCAATAAGAAAGCACACAAGATAATAAATTGTCCTGCAACCTGCATGACTATTTCATTAGTACGAGTATCCTTGCACGAGAGTTGAAAGAAAGGAGGCATCTCACAGAAGAAATGGTTGACATGGGATTTGCAAAAGGGTAGTTGAAAAGTGAGCGGTGTATGAATAAGGGAATTGCCGAAACCTGTAGCCCAAGATACGGAAGCTAAACAGGCACATATTCTTTTGGTAATAATTGTTTGGTAGTGTAATGGTCTACAAATAGCCACAAATCGATCATAGGACATAACGGCAAGAAGAACACACTCAGCGCCACCTAATGCCATGTGGAAATACATTTGAAGTACACATCCCAAGAGAGAAATACTCCTGTCCTCTGATAGGGTATTTATTAGAATTTTAGGCATGATGGTGGATGAGAAAAAAATGTCGATAATGGAAAGATTACTTAAGAAGAAGTACATTGGCGTTTGCAGCTTTGAGTTGATCCTCACCACAATGATAAGAAAAACATTCCCGGTCAAAGTTGTTATGTACATTATCAAGAACGTAACAAAGCAGGTTACCTGGAGATATGGGACATTGGACAGGCCAAGGAGAAAAAATCGTCCTGGAGATGTTTCATTTGAGTCTCCCATTTTATGTACTGCAGTTGGTAAATGGCAAACAATACACAAAACAGATAAAAGTACCCATGATTCAGTGTTCTTTAAACACTTATTTAGTATTGTTCTGAATTTACAAGAAGACATGAGCTGATCGGTTTGCGCAGCCTTGGTCCATAGTCCAGGTTACCTGTGCGCTGCAtattgcacagatgagatctcacaCGAGGCTTTCAAATTAAATGCTTCTCCAGTGAACCAAAAGCTCAAGAAATTCACGCAGTTCCTATCCATGGCTAGAGAACACTGACCTGGATCATGGATCTGAGTTACATGAAGCGATTCGGTCATCCTTACTTCCAATCTTCAACTGGTTTCACAACTGATTCTATCTGCACATTGTGTACTTTTAGAGTAGACAATTAGAAAATTATACAATAAAGCATTATGCTTATGACATACCAGCTCAACCTTTGTTTTAGGAGAGATCGGGAAGTAGGTcttgcaggctttctctatgagttagAAAAGGAAGCAGAATTTACACAGTTTTTCAATCCATGGTTGAGGGAAGCATACAGTAACTTATGGGATTTTTTTATGAGCGGGTAGTGTATGTAGGACTCAAAGGATTTCTCTATATGTGGGGGAGAAAAGAAGGGCTCATAGGCGGGACTAGGTGTAAAAGCTGGATCTCTCTATGAGTAGGTGGAGGATGTAAGACCCTTATGCTTATTTAGACCCTTAGTGAAATTCATCTTTTAGTTACGTCATATGCCGGATCCCACATCTTTCCTGGCGAATGATAGTTGTAATATTCATCGGACAGGAAAAGCTTACATTTTCTTGAATTGTCTTTTTTTACCTTCTATTTTTGGTAATTTCTTGagaattttttaaatgtttttgacCCTCTTGGGTTTTTTATGAGCATGATTTTTGGGTTGTCTTTCTTACTGGCATTTATTTTTAACTCTATTCAACAGTTAATAATCTCTTAGCAGTTTTTAAAGTAATAATAACTTACAAAATGCTCAGACATCCCCTGGCGTGTTCTCATCCTTTCCATTGACCTGTACAGTAAAGTACTTGTAAAGTACATAGCGTTCTCGGGTCACAAAACACTCAAAAATGGTAAGTTCACACTTTCAACAATTTGTTGTTTTTGAAAACTTAATCATAAAAACTGGATAGAAGAAAGGGTTAAACCACGCTGATGTGGAGACAAAATAGGAGGAGATTCTGGAGGTAAAttctttgtgatttttatttttctacgcgtttcagagtctaACTGACTCCTTCATCAGGATGCAAAAACCACTGATGTACAATGATTGTAGTACTGGGTCTACAGCAGCCAACGTGGTGACTTACTATACTTTAACggtagttgtgaccctcacaactcctCGAGGTGAGTGGTTCTGAGCTGCTCATTCTATTTTCATTTGGATAAGACAATCTTTGTGCCCTTGTCTCTTCCAGATATTATATTATCTACTACTCTGGTTAGTAGGTATCTTTAGCGGTGCTTACTCCTCTGTGTTTGTTTTTGAAAACTTAACAGACAATAGAAAAACTAAACATAGAAATGTATATGTCCATTCGTTTGAGTGTTTAGTTGGTGCTTTCAAGCAGGTTTTGGAGTGGACCTAAAAAACCCCATTGTGTGCACATAAGCTTAGTTACAACTCTTCACTGAGGGTTCTAAGTTTTCTGATTCTGCAGCTAGGAATTTGTACAGAAACAAAGACCCTATGAGTGGCAAACAAAGACATTTTTCAATGGAACCCAGTTTGCAAAAACAATTTTTAGcccaagatgcaaaaaaaaaattaaaaaaataaataaaaaataccctTAAGGTGTCCATATCCTTTAAGCAAATGAAACAGATGATAAAGAGGAGCTGTACTACAGTTGTATAAGTAATAACAAAGTCTATAAGTAGACTCTTTTTCTTATTCCAAAATTACTTCCTAACACCTAAAAAGTTTACCTTCACAAGAACATGTCCGGATTCTCTTTGACCCCAAGACCTTCTGATATCTCGTGAAATTGTGGGAATAGTCTGCTCATTTTTGGCCAGCACATGACAAACAGTTATGCTTGTAATGCCCCTCATTTATACTTTACAGTGAACTTTTAATCCCTCGTGTATATGAAGTCAAAGAAATTGTAATGTTCCAGAAATTCCATGTTGAATTATTACCCTGTAGACACTTGAGacatttgtttaaaagtttgattaAGTTGTTTAAAAgtttctttgtttttttcattAAAGTTTCTTGAAGTTCCAGTTTATAGTTTAGACTTTAACactttatattatttattatactaattttattttatatttttaacattgtgTTTATGATAAACCTTTTCCACCTTGGCTAATTTTTTTGCTTCATTTTATATTTTTTCCTCATCTTCTTTGAAGGGCCATCATTTTTTTGTTTGAATTTTCATCCCCATTGCCATAGAAAGGTTAGATTTTTTGCGGGTCAAGTTGTAATTTGAATGACTTAATTTAACGTCTGGGAAAAGAGAGAAATAATCTAAATTCTGTGGTCTGATGGAATAAAATTGAAACcctgaaagttttttttttaaattgtgtacttataactagagatgagccacccccctagcgttcgagttcggtttggtttgtcgaacggaggctccgttcgacgaaccgttccacGAACcaacttgaaccccattgaaaacaatgacaggcaaacacaaacacatacaaacacatagaaaacaccttctaaggtgtccaaaaggtgacaaacaactcccaagacaccacatacacatgggaaagtgacaaggacatatactcatgcgaaaaccaaagagctggacaagtaaaaagaggaggagactcagatatcggagtatctgcaagtgaacatcgatgccattactgtgcaacttgagccttgctctttttgggcttccaatctggataaattgcctgagcttgccacttatgccttggggatcttgtcgtgtcctgcagccagcgttctcttggaacatgtcttcagtgctgctggttgtgtgctgacagataagcccatttgtctgtccagtgacaatgtggacagactaacgtcatcaagatgaacaaatcatggatcagagaggacttttctacccctgtgtcatcctggggagatgaAAGGctcgtggatttttgatagtgctttatgcaaatcaacctgtgaagttgcaactgggggacaactgatgccagtgaagtggtgtgtgtggcccaagttttggaaaagagggagactgtggttggagtccttttttttttgaaaaatgaaccaagatgaggaagtcatggatcagagaggacttttctacccctgtgtcatccagtggaggcaaaaggctggtggatttttgatagtgcttcatgcaaagcatctttttaagattgcaattgggggacaactgatgccagtgaagtggtgtatatgtggcccaatttttggaaacgagggagactgtggttggagtccccttgctgtgctttacatgattttagaagggcatgacatgcctaaaagGTTGATTTTCAGCATCTGCaagttgttggctacagaaatgctgcctttccacccttttgacacagaggattttcgagaccttatgcccatcgcagtgccccaagagccgatgcagagtcgccactccttctccaagaaaggtgtgcccgcgctacaccagcatgtcgcacacaacatcaccgcttccttgagagactctgtgtgtgacagagtgcatttcaccacagatacttggaccagtaagcatggacaggggcgttacatgtcgctgactgggcactgggtaactatgagtGAGATGgataagggtctgctgtacaagttttgccgtccccatgagttttgtgtcaatccttcctctgtatgtagaagttcctccactgcttctgcctcctcaacctcgtctgggtcctcaacCTCCGTTCAAAACCTGTCTTtgtaaggccacccacgttgtaactgtgcacaaggaatcccgcacacctccttactatgctggcagcagagctcaacgccatcaagcggtcaaatctttactttgaaatgtatgggaaatgtgagtcacaccgctgagaagttgtggacggttagctctagggaccgagtttcatcaatggttgtctccactcaaccagcagccagggaaggccgtgtgtgacaatgatgcaaacctggatgcggcccttcgccgtgacaatgtgacacatgtgccttgtatggctcacttgttccacttggttgtccagcaatttttaaaccactatcccggcctagatggcctactGCAGATGGCacagtgtaacacctgcctggatccactcaCTTATACGGGCTGTAAagtataggctagagggaagccactcaacaagctgcacccctagaactctgaaaccctttaacccctatacaggtatttggaattacacagggccaaaggtgatcaatacctgtggaaggctgcagtccgagagagtagtagtcaggcagggtcaaaccatgaattgaggaactggAACAGAatcggatggccaggacttaatcagaaaacatgcagaggtctaatgcggatcgggcaacgaggtacataaacagcaggcaggagacgtagtcaggaaacaaggtgtagtcagcacacaaaatcacaaaacagtactgggcggaacaggaaccagaagttcagaactatgtctggcagtggtaagcagacaagaggggcctaaaaaaagagtgtggtgtcttcccattggttgtagctgaatgatggtacttcagctgtgagacaacaagcatctacagtcagccagtggtactgcagatctcaaggtaacccagcccagtagctgtgcggaacctgcggccatcggcgctgctggcatcgactcctcttccatcaacagcactatctacgaaaggaacacggtgtctcctggcgatcggagtacaagttgctggagtggactccggtggtgacgtaacaatgatgcaaacctgggtgcggcccttcgccagggctatgtgacacacgtgccttgtatgtctgACGTGTTCAACTggatagtccagcaatttttaaaccactatcccagcctacatggccttctgcagagggtacgcttgctatgtgctcacttccaccattcacacccagcagctgaacaacttgcatcgctccagaagtctttcggtctgcctgttcaccgcctgcAGTGCGATGTGCTGACATGCAGGaagttgaatctgcacatgttgcagcgcctgtggcagcaccgacgagccctgctgcaataagaTATGACTATGCATTACGTTAGCCTGGGCtaatgagatccagaggtggggaagatctcgctgctggagtggtctcagatcaagtacctatgcacccttcttcacagtttacaaatggcaacgaagatgttaagcgctgacaatgccattatcattctgacaattccggtcatctacatgttggagcacactctaaacattattcagagtcaggtggtgggacaagaggaaggggaggaagtacaggaggagtaatATACGGAAGGGATAACAAGGTCTACAAAgtccacacgttcagcagcaccaaggcagcaggcatgggacgggagagggattaacaagggcacatagtatcagccaaactgttgaggaaggtgcaggagcccaggaagaaatggaggacgaactggcgatgggcatggaagactcagtagatgagggagagcttgatcacatttctgttgtgcgaggttggggggagagagcagaggaaggaagcatgattctcacctttccgccaccaacacagcaaggacttggtcctcatggatgcgcaagacacatgagcgccctcttgctgcactacctacaacatgaccctcggattgtccgaattcgaagaaatgctgactactgggttgccacactgtcagATCTGCGGTACAAGACagttggcaaaataagtcctgcgatagaaagggacgcacgtatgcaggagtacgcaatcttagatcggcttttccactaaacaccagtgctgcacagagtgaatctcaacgctttttcatggctaggaggaaatggtgtttcacttgtccacatctgagggaccgagggatggttcctgtgctgagacggcgttgagtagggtgtgcctgcagagttgcaaattttgtcatctgcaaaatgagtggaaaaaggccagatgctggtggaaaggggaacaggtgtattagaaaggggaaaaaagtttgtgtccatgggtttggtggttaagcaacagtaacatctgctgaagaaacaccatttgttacggggggactggcagatttggataaggtggtatatatcccaatcgccagtcggggaccaccgtgctcctagatggcAAAGGAggtgctggcaacccaaaggttaggaggaggatacagagctgggtggctctgaaaaaaatagtagcctgaaccgagttagacgacactcgaatctggagactgggaaccctgttagtgtcacagggtccacacagccagcacaggaactcactgttaacaacacaggggccattgcctacactgtccgtgtgcgcagggggcacacctgtggacagcaggcacagcagcccagttaatgccactgtgcagcAGTAGCAGGACTGGtaagacaggagctggtcgtaaccgttctgcgttaccaagtgtggtggcgtcctgcaccgacggcctatccctgcctacctctggcctaaagccacaatgggttcaacacattgaggtgtgctctgtctgcgcataatagaagactgcgcaccttgttgtctccagccccttttctaacctgggtctgccccaacccagggtggactacaatgcacctccatgagccaaaagcagaatgccatgtcatcagtgacttaaccagcggcctatctgtaaccgccacttcaatgatgaccacaTGGCAGCCAtggcccaaacacctcaccagtcatcgtctgacgaacaatcatgaggtgccaaatcatagtgGCGGGCCTCTGCGTGCCAGTcctgagtggccacatcatcaggacacctgatgctctcTGGACTATCATgcactgccacctcacggacatggccagtgagttccttaacggacctagcctctgatgcactaagtgcctgagcatgctcagtagcctgaacaacagtcccagaaaacagactatcagcttctgcatgctctgtaggcacgACACAGGACTTATACACGGCAcggtgtccaagtacctgtgcaaatagGCTTTCAtcgctaagtgtgggagcatgctcagtagcacaaactgaggacttagcctcaggaatggcacagtcatggtgagcatgctcactaggcgaaacactgtacttaggctgtatctggggtaaatcggcacacgcatgcgcactagccgtctctccacacttagacgtggatgaggaagcagccagctggacgaccagaGGGAtggacaaaaatggcagctgatgcctgggcgcaactggaacggcagctggctgcttgcgtctacggcggcaccgattcataccaccaactaccagccaaaataagaggtgtacttcttcccttggataatctgatatgatcccttttttaagGGACACgatcatcgctaccaaatgtagatgaggcaccaaaagagcaggtgcttcaatggatctccatTGCTCCATCAAGtggtctctcctccacctcaacatcaatatcccaaatacttcattcctctgtggtgtcaacccaatcgcacttgctcccTATCAGatcacaagtttccaccagccctgctgagtatggggaaacagagatggttgagtctgcagagctgttcagtcacactatagcctgggaatcagaggtctgctccaaagctgcagtgagtccagacaagtaaatgatctgcactgatgcccatcaGCTTTGTAAGTCAGATCCaggacccgatgaagaaggtgctgagcataatgtacaccctcattcccaaactgtaaatcatccTGGTGGAGCCAATGGGGatcatgctgaggagactcagatacctgattggaacgacaactttactattcggtcagggcaggaagaggttggctcggaggattcaggacaaggggagtgaaaacacacagggtgatgataaggttggagaccccacttactgtcaaaccaaagtcagccagtcgatgaggtcagcagaggaggtggaggaggatgctatcgacgacgaggttacgttgcgtcttcctggacagagacaaagtactggaagcacgtcaacacctgaatcctcagccacaactctacctctgtgcagaagtcgtggtggctctgcaggtcgcatgggctgtaagccgtgcctagcctggggcttttttacatcgcaaaagatcacccaagtcatgtcatctgtaagatttgtcaccaatctctaagtagaggccaaaaactcactactttgagtacttcattcatgaactgtcacatggatatgaagtgatagcgtgagagtgtattgatgagctttatccactgggaATGCCACATGCTtacttgccgttcattgcatgcattgttgcagactacccacaaggggctgctgttttttttccaTCTGCCTTTGACCTTTTGGTcaatatagcaatagcaaaatggtcttcggctgcggacttggagagcggaggaggtgctgtctgtgaagtgaaggaaaagctaaaggtgtgcattACAGCAAGGAGTCACCGCGGAAACAATTcggtgaattgtgaggggactcgtgttggagtttggtgaggaggaccgtaatgcctgtgagcagcatcctgtgccggagacagacattcttccggtgctgtctatactgtttaccaggagaggatcgtaaactctgtatttatggcaactggacaccacagtacccgggtatggtaggctgggaccagatagtaatgcgtgcatgcaacactttgttttctttgcaaaacacatatctgttctgcttcggccgactatatagacaataagacttgatgcccctgctctgtcaatttgtcagttacagttaaaatcatagagtgacagcgacacatgtttgcatggaCTGTtgttttacaagatttccaggattgtgttgctgagctgtgtggtttgccttaacACTGTTATCATcttccttatctgtgaggcttcaactaacaagggtattcagggggggtaatgggttttgtctatgtttaggtagataagttgtaaactcttttgatgcgacactggtaagtcatgttctcacacacacacacacacacaattactcctgctacggagAGGGATTACCATGTAGTAGGCAACTaactagacagtcccttggttagggaaAAGTtcgtgagcagggggtataaatcaccattacgagtgtcgcagcataggggtgtaggcttttggaattgtgaatagattgctcTATTCTttaagttttatgcatggttcttattgtttgttttgggaaagttaaagaatcatttatcaacccaactgcctagagtcctttttttagtgtgtggttttgctgtatactggggagcccaccctgtacactactttaaatgaatcataagtcacaatgggaagttcactgtgctacaatgcggcctagcggggttgTACAACcatcgtctgccccatcaagtgcatctgcgtactcttcatcctctgtgactgtggggacagcagtcacacatgattTTTGACGCTGAttctccacccctttacccgctacaggcagtgtgattggcaggtcgtcagttgtttttgaagtggaaacagctgctggtgttgagctctctcagacatcaagagaaccacctttggatgaaggcaacattatatccatgcctgcacagttgtcacagattgcctggattacctgcagttaaatattgcgtagcagaaatggagaggagtgtagaatgcacatgtggtgtaccttgcttgacaggagaggaaccccaaggtagtatccctgacaattttactatgcccctaaaagtgtcagcacttttggaaattaaaattgtgtagcagcaatggagaggagtgtagaatgcacatgtggtgttacttgcttgacaggagaggaaccccaaGGTTGTATcactgacaattttactatgccactaaaagtgtcagcacttttggaaattaaaattgcgtagcaaaaatgggcaggtgtgtagaatgcacaggtgctgtaggtagctgaacAGCAAAGGAACACAAATTTAGTATccaagacacttttagtatgccactcaaagtgtcagcactgtttgcaatgaaaattgcttagcaaaaatgggcaggtgtgtagaatgcacaggtactgtaggtagctggacagcaaaggaagcctcactctctatccctgccaatgaaaaaaatgAACCAAGGAATTGCCTAAGCTGatatagccagacgctgttatataaaaccctgcacagcgttggcacggacctgcctagcagaaaTGGCTATGAGCAGCTGTAATGTAGctttgaaaagggctgaaattacaagtagtccctaatccctaaagcgctgtgtagattgcactgtatgtctatagcgcacacagcagcagcggcagcgggagctggagtggtgactgtcacccacctgcaGTAGAGAGATAatagcggcgacggggaaaatggccgtgtcttatagggcaagaacatgtgacatgcacagcctatgacacatgcccttgcttctctggcaaaaatgcactttgctgtgtgtgtgtctgtgatttgctgacagcctggcccaccccactgtacgcgcagttaggaaaaaaaaaatggcgatcggcattctttcagcactcagcagcagcactga from Anomaloglossus baeobatrachus isolate aAnoBae1 chromosome 12, aAnoBae1.hap1, whole genome shotgun sequence includes the following:
- the LOC142257705 gene encoding olfactory receptor 5AP2-like produces the protein MGDSNETSPGRFFLLGLSNVPYLQVTCFVTFLIMYITTLTGNVFLIIVVRINSKLQTPMYFFLSNLSIIDIFFSSTIMPKILINTLSEDRSISLLGCVLQMYFHMALGGAECVLLAVMSYDRFVAICRPLHYQTIITKRICACLASVSWATGFGNSLIHTPLTFQLPFCKSHVNHFFCEMPPFFQLSCKDTRTNEIVMQVAGQFIILCAFLLTLVSYVHIIFTILNIRSSQGRQKAFSTCASHLTVVSVYYGTIMFMYLKPRSTYSPEIGKIMSILYTVVTPMLNPIIYSMRNTEVKDTIKLKLFRQSTH